The Microbacterium natoriense genomic interval CAGCCGTTGCCGCCCTTACCGGCACGCAAGTGCAGCGTCACGGTGTCGACGAAGGTGACCATGTCTCTCTCTCCTCAAAAACAGATTCGGGGCGGGCCGAAGCCCGCCCCGAATCGGATGTCTGCTGTGCTGCTGTGATTACTCAGCTGCTGCGACGATGTTGACGACCTTGCGGCCGCCCTTCGCGCCGAACTGGACCGCACCGGCGGCCAGAGCGAACAGCGTGTCGTCGCCACCACGGCCGACGTTCACGCCGGGGTGGAAGTGCGTGCCGCGCTGGCGGACGATGATCTCGCCGGCGAGGACCTGCTGGCCGCCGAAGCGCTTGACGCCAAGACGCTGTGCGTTGGAATCACGACCGTTACGGGTGGAGCTTGCGCCCTTTTTGTGTGCCATGTCCTGGTCTCCTCGGTCTTACTTGATGCCGGTGATCTTGACGCGCGTGAGCTCCTGGCGGTGGCCCTGACGCTTCTTGTAGCCGGTCTTGTTCTTGTACTTCTGGATGATGATCTTCGGGCCGCGGAGGTTGCCGAGAACCTCTGCCGTGACCTTGACCTTCGCGAGCTTGTCGGCGTCGGTGGTCACCGTGGCGCCGTCGACGAGCAGCACAGCGGCCAGCTCGATCTTCTCGCCCTGGGCAGCCTGCACACGGTCGAGCTGAACGATCGTGCCGACCTCGACCTTCTCCTGCCGCCCACCGGCGCGCACTACTGCGTAAACCACTTCATACCTGTTTCGTTGGGGAGCACGTCGGCTCCGAGAATCTCACGGGAAGACTGTTGCTTGCATGCGCCGCGGGGCGACGGGTGCGAACGCAAGACTCTCCGCTCCGTCCATTGAGGACGACGCGGCTTACGCACCAAGGGACTACTTTACCGGATGCCGGGCACTGAGGCAAAACGCTCGAGGCGGTGTGTCTGAACCTACGCTGGACACATGACCGTTCTCGTCGACGACCCCCGCTGGCCCGCGCATGGACGGCTGTGGGCGCATCTCGTCAGCGACGAGAGCCTCGAGGAGCTCCACGCGTTCGCTCGGTCGCAGAGCGTGCCTACGCGCGCCTTCGACCTCGACCACTACGACGTGCCGGAGGAGATGCTCCCCCGGCTCGTCGCCGCCGGCGCGCACCATGTCTCCGGCAAGGAGCTGGTGCGCAGGCTCATCGCGTCAGGACTGCGGATCCCCGCCAGAGATCGGCGCTGAGGCGTCGTTGTTGACGGCCACCGGCGTGCCGGTCAGCGCGGCCGTGGTGACGCGGCGACGGCCCCGTCCCTGACCGGGAGCCTTCGGCTCCGGCAGGGCGTCGAGGACCGAGTCCAGAAGCGCCTCCGCCGGCGACTTGGGCGCCTTGCGATCGCCACCCCGCTTCTTGCGGGGCTTCTTGGCACGCTCGGAGCCGGACGCCTGCTCCGCAGCGGGCGCCACGGCATCCGCTGCCTCGTCGGCATGCGGCGCTCGAGTGGATGCGGCGATCTGAGCGAGAGCGGACTTCGCGCCCTCGGGGATGCTGTGCGTCGTGACCTGCACGGGCGGTGCGCTCTGAGCAGGCCCCTGCGGGCTGCCTCCCCGCTGGCGGCGGTTCTGCTGACCGTTGCCGTTGGACGGCGCGCGGTGCTTCACGACGGGGTCGTGGTGCACGACGACACCGCGTCCGGCGCAGACGTCGCACGCCTCGCTGAAGGTCTCCAGCAGGCCGAGGCCGAGCTTCTTGCGGGTCATCTGCACGAGACCGAGCGAGGTGACCTCGGCGACCTGGTGCTTCGTCCGGTCGCGGCTCAGGCACTCGATCAGGCGGCGCAGCACGAGGTCGCGGTTCGACTCGAGCACCATGTCGATGAAGTCGACCACGATGATGCCGCCGATGTCACGCAGGCGCAGCTGGCGGACGATCTCCTCCGCCGCCTCGAGGTTGTTCTTCGTGACGGTCTCCTCGAGGTTTCCGCCCGAGCCCACGAACTTGCCGGTGTTGACGTCGACGACCGTCATCGCCTCGGTGCGGTCGATCACGAGCGATCCGCCCGAGGGCAGCCAGACCTTGCGGTCGAGCGCCTTCTCGATCTGCTCGGTGATACGGAACGCGTCGAACGGGTCGGTCTCGTCCTCGTAGGGCTCCACGCGCTCCAGCAGATCAGGCGCGACACTCTCGAGGTAGGCGCGGATGGTCTGCTGCGCGTCCAGACCCTGGATGAGCATCTTCGTGAAGTCCTCGTTGAAGACGTCACGGACGATCTTGACGAGCAGGTCGGGCTCGGCGTGCAGCAGTGCGGGAGCCTGCTGGTTCTCGACCTGCTTCTGGATGTGCTCCCACTGCGCGGTCAGGCGCTGCACGTCACGGGTGAGCTGGTCTTCCGTGGCGCCCTCCGCCGCGGTCCGGACGATCACACCGGAGGACTCGGGG includes:
- a CDS encoding Rne/Rng family ribonuclease, coding for MADETNDYDAPTLDFAADADAPAAVVPDAPETSAVSEAAEGTQPEDAPESTDAPQDEAVASPEASDAEAPEASSDGTTAEQAEEVQAPADAEPQASEVDAPAQSAPETPSVEEPAPVETQVTAVTLGLLPEVFVSQVSTQLHFYAPEVVPLPARTGRIFDRIAERDQEDAPASARGRRRRRGGPEGDEERSEPRQPRQRVVEYITEPKAIKGSTRLEAKKQRRRDGRDAGRRRPVVTEAEFLARRESVDRKMVVRSKNGRTQIGVLEDGVLVEHYVARNQDASLIGNVYLGRVQNVLPSMEAAFVDIGRGRNAVLYSGEVDWDGVETGNQPRRIELALKPGDRVLVQVTKDPVGHKGARLTSQISLPGRYLVYVPGGSMNGISRKLPDNERARLKRILKEVLPESSGVIVRTAAEGATEDQLTRDVQRLTAQWEHIQKQVENQQAPALLHAEPDLLVKIVRDVFNEDFTKMLIQGLDAQQTIRAYLESVAPDLLERVEPYEDETDPFDAFRITEQIEKALDRKVWLPSGGSLVIDRTEAMTVVDVNTGKFVGSGGNLEETVTKNNLEAAEEIVRQLRLRDIGGIIVVDFIDMVLESNRDLVLRRLIECLSRDRTKHQVAEVTSLGLVQMTRKKLGLGLLETFSEACDVCAGRGVVVHHDPVVKHRAPSNGNGQQNRRQRGGSPQGPAQSAPPVQVTTHSIPEGAKSALAQIAASTRAPHADEAADAVAPAAEQASGSERAKKPRKKRGGDRKAPKSPAEALLDSVLDALPEPKAPGQGRGRRRVTTAALTGTPVAVNNDASAPISGGDPQS
- the rpmA gene encoding 50S ribosomal protein L27, which gives rise to MAHKKGASSTRNGRDSNAQRLGVKRFGGQQVLAGEIIVRQRGTHFHPGVNVGRGGDDTLFALAAGAVQFGAKGGRKVVNIVAAAE
- a CDS encoding DUF4031 domain-containing protein, whose product is MTVLVDDPRWPAHGRLWAHLVSDESLEELHAFARSQSVPTRAFDLDHYDVPEEMLPRLVAAGAHHVSGKELVRRLIASGLRIPARDRR
- the rplU gene encoding 50S ribosomal protein L21, producing MVYAVVRAGGRQEKVEVGTIVQLDRVQAAQGEKIELAAVLLVDGATVTTDADKLAKVKVTAEVLGNLRGPKIIIQKYKNKTGYKKRQGHRQELTRVKITGIK